A window of the Oncorhynchus keta strain PuntledgeMale-10-30-2019 chromosome 21, Oket_V2, whole genome shotgun sequence genome harbors these coding sequences:
- the LOC127910301 gene encoding uncharacterized protein LOC127910301 isoform X2, translating into MALQGVVWTAHYITGSELPAIQDLYTRWCQRKAWKIVKDPSHPSQRLFTLLPHGRRYRSAKSGTKRHLNSFYPQAIRHLNSFYPQALRYLNSIYPKAIRHLNSFYPKAIRHLNSVYPKAIRYLNSVYPKAIRYLNSVYPKAIRYLNSVYPQAIRYLNSVYPQAIRYLNSVYPQAIRHLNSIYPKAIRYLNSVYPKAIRYLNSVYPKAIRYLKSVYPKAIRYLNSVYPKAIRYLNSVYPQAIRYLNSFYPQAIRYLNSVYPQAIRYLNSFYPQAIRYLNSVYPKAIRHLNSVYPKAIRNLNSYYPKAIRHLNSYYPKAIRHLNSYYPKAIRHLNSIYPKAIRHLNSYYPKAIRHLNSYYPKAIRHLNSFYPKAIRHLNSYYPKAIRHLNSFYPKAIRHLNSFYPKAIRHLNSYYPKAIRHLNSFYPKAIRHLNSYYPKAIRHLNSFYPKAIRHLNSYYPKAIRHLNSYYPKAIRHLNSFYPKAIRHLNSFYPKAIRHLNSFYPKAIRHLNSYYPKAIRHLNSFYPKAIRHLNSYYPKAIRHLNSFYPKAIRHLNSYYPKAIRHLNSFYPKAIRHLNSYYPKAIRHLNSYYPKAIRHLNSYYPKAIRHLNSFYPKATRHLNSFYPKAIRHLNSFYPKAIRHLNSYYPKAIRHLNSFYPKAIRHLNSFYPKAIRHLNSYYPKAIRHLNSFYPKAIRHLNSSSNAHLDYCITFLLTLTLCTLTGLYPHTHTVH; encoded by the exons ATGGCGCTACAGGGGGTGGTGTGGACggcccactacatcactgggtccgagctccctgccatccaggacctctataccaggtggtgtcagaggaaagcttggaaaattgtcaaagaccctaGCCACCCAAGCCAGAGACTGTTCACTCTGTTACCACACGGCaggcggtaccggagtgccaagtctgggaccaaaaggcacttgaatagcttctacccccaggccataagacacctgaacagcttctacccccaggcctTAAGATACCTGAACAGCATCTACCCCAAGGCCATAAgacacctgaacagcttctaccccaaagccataagacacCTGAACAGCGTCTACCCCAAGGCCATAAGATACCTGAACAGCGTCTACCCCAAGGCCATAAGATACCTGAACAGCGTCTACCCCAAGGCCATAAGATACCTGAACAGCGtctacccccaggccataagatACCTGAACAGTGtctacccccaggccataagatACCTGAACAGCGtctacccccaggccataagacaCCTGAACAGCATCTACCCCAAGGCCATAAGATACCTGAACAGCGTCTACCCCAAGGCCATAAGATACCTGAACAGCGTCTACCCCAAGGCCATAAGATACCTGAAAAGCGTCTACCCCAAGGCCATAAGATACCTGAACAGCGTCTACCCCAAGGCCATAAGATACCTGAACAGCGtctacccccaggccataagatacctgaacagcttctacccccaggccataagatACCTGAACAGCGtctacccccaggccataagatacctgaacagcttctacccccaggccataagatACCTGAACAGCGTCTACCCCAAGGCCATAAGACACCTGAACAGCGTCTACCCCAAGGCCATAAGAAACCTGAACAGCTACTACCCCAAGGCCATAAGACACCTGAACAGCTACTACCCCAAGGCCATAAGACACCTGAACAGCTACTACCCCAAGGCCATAAGACACCTGAACAGCATCTACCCCAAGGCCATAAGACACCTGAACAGCTACTACCCCAAGGCCATAAGACACCTGAACAGCTACTACCCCAAGGCCATAAgacacctgaacagcttctaccccaaggcCATAAGACACCTGAACAGCTACTACCCCAAGGCCATAAgacacctgaacagcttctaccccaaggccataagacacctgaacagcttctaccccaaggcCATAAGACACCTGAACAGCTACTACCCCAAGGCCATAAgacacctgaacagcttctaccccaaggcCATAAGACACCTGAACAGCTACTACCCCAAGGCCATAAgacacctgaacagcttctaccccaaggcCATAAGACACCTGAACAGCTACTACCCCAAGGCCATAAGACACCTGAACAGCTACTACCCCAAGGCCATAAgacacctgaacagcttctaccccaaggccataagacacctgaacagcttctaccccaaggccataagacacctgaacagcttctaccccaaggcCATAAGACACCTGAACAGCTACTACCCCAAG gccataagacacctgaacagcttctaccccaaggcCATAAGACACCTGAACAGCTACTACCCCAAGGCCATAAgacacctgaacagcttctaccccaaggcCATAAGACACCTGAACAGCTACTACCCCAAGGCCATAAgacacctgaacagcttctaccccaaggcCATAAGACACCTGAACAGCTACTACCCCAAGGCCATAAGACACCTGAACAGCTACTACCCCAAGGCCATAAGACACCTGAACAGCTACTACCCCAAGGCCATAAgacacctgaacagcttctaccccaaggcCACAAgacacctgaacagcttctaccccaaggccataagacacctgaacagcttctaccccaaggcCATAAGACACCTGAACAGCTACTACCCCAAGGCCATAAgacacctgaacagcttctaccccaaggccataagacacctgaacagcttctaccccaaggcCATAAGACACCTGAACAGCTACTACCCCAAGGCCATAAgacacctgaacagcttctaccccaaggccataagacacctgaacagttcatcaaatgCCCACCTGGACTATTGCATTACATTTCTActcacactgactctatgcacactgactggactctacccacacactcacacagtgcactga
- the LOC127910301 gene encoding uncharacterized protein LOC127910301 isoform X3, with translation MALQGVVWTAHYITGSELPAIQDLYTRWCQRKAWKIVKDPSHPSQRLFTLLPHGRRYRSAKSGTKRHLNSFYPQAIRHLNSFYPQALRYLNSIYPKAIRHLNSFYPKAIRHLNSVYPKAIRYLNSVYPKAIRYLNSVYPKAIRYLNSVYPQAIRYLNSVYPQAIRYLNSVYPQAIRHLNSIYPKAIRYLNSVYPKAIRYLNSVYPKAIRYLKSVYPKAIRYLNSVYPKAIRYLNSVYPQAIRYLNSFYPQAIRYLNSVYPQAIRYLNSFYPQAIRYLNSVYPKAIRHLNSVYPKAIRNLNSYYPKAIRHLNSYYPKAIRHLNSYYPKAIRHLNSIYPKAIRHLNSYYPKAIRHLNSYYPKAIRHLNSFYPKAIRHLNSYYPKAIRHLNSFYPKAIRHLNSFYPKAIRHLNSYYPKAIRHLNSFYPKAIRHLNSYYPKAIRHLNSFYPKAIRHLNSYYPKAIRHLNSYYPKAIRHLNSFYPKAIRHLNSFYPKAIRHLNSFYPKAIRHLNSYYPKAIRHLNSFYPKAIRHLNSYYPKAIRHLNSFYPKAIRHLNSFYPKAIRHLNSYYPKAIRHLNSFYPKAIRHLNSSSNAHLDYCITFLLTLTLCTLTGLYPHTHTVH, from the exons ATGGCGCTACAGGGGGTGGTGTGGACggcccactacatcactgggtccgagctccctgccatccaggacctctataccaggtggtgtcagaggaaagcttggaaaattgtcaaagaccctaGCCACCCAAGCCAGAGACTGTTCACTCTGTTACCACACGGCaggcggtaccggagtgccaagtctgggaccaaaaggcacttgaatagcttctacccccaggccataagacacctgaacagcttctacccccaggcctTAAGATACCTGAACAGCATCTACCCCAAGGCCATAAgacacctgaacagcttctaccccaaagccataagacacCTGAACAGCGTCTACCCCAAGGCCATAAGATACCTGAACAGCGTCTACCCCAAGGCCATAAGATACCTGAACAGCGTCTACCCCAAGGCCATAAGATACCTGAACAGCGtctacccccaggccataagatACCTGAACAGTGtctacccccaggccataagatACCTGAACAGCGtctacccccaggccataagacaCCTGAACAGCATCTACCCCAAGGCCATAAGATACCTGAACAGCGTCTACCCCAAGGCCATAAGATACCTGAACAGCGTCTACCCCAAGGCCATAAGATACCTGAAAAGCGTCTACCCCAAGGCCATAAGATACCTGAACAGCGTCTACCCCAAGGCCATAAGATACCTGAACAGCGtctacccccaggccataagatacctgaacagcttctacccccaggccataagatACCTGAACAGCGtctacccccaggccataagatacctgaacagcttctacccccaggccataagatACCTGAACAGCGTCTACCCCAAGGCCATAAGACACCTGAACAGCGTCTACCCCAAGGCCATAAGAAACCTGAACAGCTACTACCCCAAGGCCATAAGACACCTGAACAGCTACTACCCCAAGGCCATAAGACACCTGAACAGCTACTACCCCAAGGCCATAAGACACCTGAACAGCATCTACCCCAAGGCCATAAGACACCTGAACAGCTACTACCCCAAGGCCATAAGACACCTGAACAGCTACTACCCCAAGGCCATAAgacacctgaacagcttctaccccaaggcCATAAGACACCTGAACAGCTACTACCCCAAGGCCATAAgacacctgaacagcttctaccccaaggccataagacacctgaacagcttctaccccaaggcCATAAGACACCTGAACAGCTACTACCCCAAGGCCATAAgacacctgaacagcttctaccccaaggcCATAAGACACCTGAACAGCTACTACCCCAAGGCCATAAgacacctgaacagcttctaccccaaggcCATAAGACACCTGAACAGCTACTACCCCAAGGCCATAAGACACCTGAACAGCTACTACCCCAAGGCCATAAgacacctgaacagcttctaccccaaggccataagacacctgaacagcttctaccccaaggccataagacacctgaacagcttctaccccaaggcCATAAGACACCTGAACAGCTACTACCCCAAG gccataagacacctgaacagcttctaccccaaggcCATAAGACACCTGAACAGCTACTACCCCAAGGCCATAAgacacctgaacagcttctaccccaaggccataagacacctgaacagcttctaccccaaggcCATAAGACACCTGAACAGCTACTACCCCAAGGCCATAAgacacctgaacagcttctaccccaaggccataagacacctgaacagttcatcaaatgCCCACCTGGACTATTGCATTACATTTCTActcacactgactctatgcacactgactggactctacccacacactcacacagtgcactga
- the LOC127910301 gene encoding uncharacterized protein LOC127910301 isoform X1, which produces MALQGVVWTAHYITGSELPAIQDLYTRWCQRKAWKIVKDPSHPSQRLFTLLPHGRRYRSAKSGTKRHLNSFYPQAIRHLNSFYPQALRYLNSIYPKAIRHLNSFYPKAIRHLNSVYPKAIRYLNSVYPKAIRYLNSVYPKAIRYLNSVYPQAIRYLNSVYPQAIRYLNSVYPQAIRHLNSIYPKAIRYLNSVYPKAIRYLNSVYPKAIRYLKSVYPKAIRYLNSVYPKAIRYLNSVYPQAIRYLNSFYPQAIRYLNSVYPQAIRYLNSFYPQAIRYLNSVYPKAIRHLNSVYPKAIRNLNSYYPKAIRHLNSYYPKAIRHLNSYYPKAIRHLNSIYPKAIRHLNSYYPKAIRHLNSYYPKAIRHLNSFYPKAIRHLNSYYPKAIRHLNSFYPKAIRHLNSFYPKAIRHLNSYYPKAIRHLNSFYPKAIRHLNSYYPKAIRHLNSFYPKAIRHLNSYYPKAIRHLNSYYPKAIRHLNSFYPKAIRHLNSFYPKAIRHLNSFYPKAIRHLNSYYPKAIRHLNSFYPKAIRHLNSYYPKAIRHLNSFYPKAIRHLNSFYPKAIRHLNSYYPKAIRHLNSFYPKAIRHLNSYYPKAIRHLNSFYPKAIRHLNSYYPKAIRHLNSYYPKAIRHLNSYYPKAIRHLNSFYPKATRHLNSFYPKAIRHLNSFYPKAIRHLNSYYPKAIRHLNSFYPKAIRHLNSFYPKAIRHLNSYYPKAIRHLNSFYPKAIRHLNSSSNAHLDYCITFLLTLTLCTLTGLYPHTHTVH; this is translated from the exons ATGGCGCTACAGGGGGTGGTGTGGACggcccactacatcactgggtccgagctccctgccatccaggacctctataccaggtggtgtcagaggaaagcttggaaaattgtcaaagaccctaGCCACCCAAGCCAGAGACTGTTCACTCTGTTACCACACGGCaggcggtaccggagtgccaagtctgggaccaaaaggcacttgaatagcttctacccccaggccataagacacctgaacagcttctacccccaggcctTAAGATACCTGAACAGCATCTACCCCAAGGCCATAAgacacctgaacagcttctaccccaaagccataagacacCTGAACAGCGTCTACCCCAAGGCCATAAGATACCTGAACAGCGTCTACCCCAAGGCCATAAGATACCTGAACAGCGTCTACCCCAAGGCCATAAGATACCTGAACAGCGtctacccccaggccataagatACCTGAACAGTGtctacccccaggccataagatACCTGAACAGCGtctacccccaggccataagacaCCTGAACAGCATCTACCCCAAGGCCATAAGATACCTGAACAGCGTCTACCCCAAGGCCATAAGATACCTGAACAGCGTCTACCCCAAGGCCATAAGATACCTGAAAAGCGTCTACCCCAAGGCCATAAGATACCTGAACAGCGTCTACCCCAAGGCCATAAGATACCTGAACAGCGtctacccccaggccataagatacctgaacagcttctacccccaggccataagatACCTGAACAGCGtctacccccaggccataagatacctgaacagcttctacccccaggccataagatACCTGAACAGCGTCTACCCCAAGGCCATAAGACACCTGAACAGCGTCTACCCCAAGGCCATAAGAAACCTGAACAGCTACTACCCCAAGGCCATAAGACACCTGAACAGCTACTACCCCAAGGCCATAAGACACCTGAACAGCTACTACCCCAAGGCCATAAGACACCTGAACAGCATCTACCCCAAGGCCATAAGACACCTGAACAGCTACTACCCCAAGGCCATAAGACACCTGAACAGCTACTACCCCAAGGCCATAAgacacctgaacagcttctaccccaaggcCATAAGACACCTGAACAGCTACTACCCCAAGGCCATAAgacacctgaacagcttctaccccaaggccataagacacctgaacagcttctaccccaaggcCATAAGACACCTGAACAGCTACTACCCCAAGGCCATAAgacacctgaacagcttctaccccaaggcCATAAGACACCTGAACAGCTACTACCCCAAGGCCATAAgacacctgaacagcttctaccccaaggcCATAAGACACCTGAACAGCTACTACCCCAAGGCCATAAGACACCTGAACAGCTACTACCCCAAGGCCATAAgacacctgaacagcttctaccccaaggccataagacacctgaacagcttctaccccaaggccataagacacctgaacagcttctaccccaaggcCATAAGACACCTGAACAGCTACTACCCCAAG gccataagacacctgaacagcttctaccccaaggcCATAAGACACCTGAACAGCTACTACCCCAAGGCCATAAgacacctgaacagcttctaccccaaggccataagacacctgaacagcttctaccccaaggcCATAAGACACCTGAACAGCTACTACCCCAAGGCCATAAgacacctgaacagcttctaccccaaggcCATAAGACACCTGAACAGCTACTACCCCAAGGCCATAAgacacctgaacagcttctaccccaaggcCATAAGACACCTGAACAGCTACTACCCCAAGGCCATAAGACACCTGAACAGCTACTACCCCAAGGCCATAAGACACCTGAACAGCTACTACCCCAAGGCCATAAgacacctgaacagcttctaccccaaggcCACAAgacacctgaacagcttctaccccaaggccataagacacctgaacagcttctaccccaaggcCATAAGACACCTGAACAGCTACTACCCCAAGGCCATAAgacacctgaacagcttctaccccaaggccataagacacctgaacagcttctaccccaaggcCATAAGACACCTGAACAGCTACTACCCCAAGGCCATAAgacacctgaacagcttctaccccaaggccataagacacctgaacagttcatcaaatgCCCACCTGGACTATTGCATTACATTTCTActcacactgactctatgcacactgactggactctacccacacactcacacagtgcactga